DNA sequence from the Methanothermobacter thermautotrophicus genome:
AGTAAAGAGTTTGTGATACTGGAGAACGACTGGTGGAACCAAAAATGTATAAAGCAGATGCGGCTAATGAAAAATAGATTATATTCTGGTCAGATTAATCATGGTGATTTCTATGATTCCAAAACTTACCCTTGAATATTCATCTGTACTGCTCGTGTCACTGATATGCTGCATAATAGCCTTCACATCCACCTACACGGTGATGCCACGCCTCATAAATAAGCTTAAGGAGGCAAACGTTGTCGGTAATGATATACATAAGATCTCGAAGCCCATAGTGGCTGAGATGGGTGGTATCGGGATACTCTTCGGCTTCACCATAGGTATGTTCATTGGCATGTACTGCTTCCCTGAACTCCAGTACGAACTCATGGTCACCCTCCTGGTCATACTGCTCGTCGGTATTGTTGGGATGGTGGACGACCTTGTGAGGCTCTCGTCACGTGAAAAACTCTTCCTCCTCTTCCTTGCAGGTCTTCCAATAATATGGGTCGCCCCTCCAAAGGTGGGTATACTCTACATGATCATGATGCCGGTGGCCGTTTCAATAGCATCAAATCTGACCAACATGCTGGCGGGGCTGAATGGTATCGAATCAGGTCTCGGTTCAATCGCAATGACTGCCCTCACAGCCTCATGTATAATAATGGGCAAATATGATGTCTCAATAATAACCATGGCCATGCTGGGGGCCCTCCTGGCATTCCTCATATACAACAGGTACCCATCAAGGGTCTTCCCGGGTGATGTTGGAACATTGATAATAGGTGCCTGCATAGCATCAGTTGCATTCATAGGGAGGGTTAAGATAATAGCCCTCATAGTCCTTCTGCCGAACATCATGGATGGGATTCTGAAGTTCTACAGTGCAGGTGTTGTTGAGAGGCACAGGCACAGGCCCACAGAAATTTCAGAGGACGGTAAACTCATAGCACCATCAGAGGGTTTCAACTCACTCATAAGGTGGATACTGAGAAGGCCCATGACCGAGAAGAAGGTAGTAATGATAGTGTGGTCCATAGGGATATTCTTCGGCTTCCTGGGGGTCATGCTGGCATTTATACTCCCACTTGACCCCTTCTAATCACGACCTAAAAACTGTATAATGTGTTAAGAAGCTCAAGGGTAACTGACTCCAGGTCCCTCTCATCCAGTTTCTGAAGTATCTCAACTGCAGCCCTGAAACTGGATGCAACACCATCAGCATCATTCCTTATGAAGTCAAGGGTTCCCAGGAGGACCAGTGCTACTGCAAGGCCAAGCTCATTGTTTGTTTTCCTGAAGAGCCCTTCAGCCTTTTTAAGGTATCTCCTTGATTCATCAAAGTCCTCATTCTTAAGGGAATAGAGGCCAAGGAGTAAGAGGAGTGAGGCCTCGGTGGATGTGTCACCTATATCCCTGGCTATCTGGTGGGCCTCCCTTATCTGTGAGATTGAATCCTCATAGGAACCTGAATCATAGAGTTTGAGGGACTGGACACTCTCAACCAGCCTGTCAAGGAGGGGCTCGATTACCTTAACATCAACCTCCGGGGCCCCTGATTCGGACTCCTCCTGGAGCCTGTTGATGCTGGCTATGTCCATGGCTTCCTTGATCTTCTCAACCTCCTTGATCTTCTCCCTGAGATCCGCCCTTAGAGGGGAGTTCACTGATGTGTAGATCCTGAGGGCCTCCTTGAAGTATTCCATGGCAGTCTTAACCTTTCTCTGGCTCAGGTAGACGTCGCCCATTGAGTCAAGTGCGAAGGCCATGAGTTCCTCGTCATTCATCTCGGAGGCCACCTTGTAGGCCCTTTCAAGATAATCAAGGGCCTCCCTTGCATCACCTTCCTCAGCGTAGAATCCGGCTATCCTTATGAGGGTGTCGAATTCCTCCTCGAGAAGATCCTCAAGCTTACGCAGATACTTCTCGAGTGATTCATCCTCATCCTCCCCCTTGAGAAAATCAAAGATTCCAAGAACAGCCAGTATCATCATCATAGCCCCTGAGATTTATAATTAATACTATTTCCATCAAGATTTAAATAACTATCCCGGACGTTAAGGTCCCCGGTTAAATCAGGATATTCCAGGAGAATACCCACTATTTTATAAAATTGATAATCTCAGCCCACGTTAACCCCCTGGTCTGTTATCCTAGGGTGCCTCCATCCCTTCACCGCCCCTGACAGCGGACATCACTGATCCATCCATATGGATGTGCACATC
Encoded proteins:
- a CDS encoding glycosyltransferase 4 family protein, which produces MSMIPKLTLEYSSVLLVSLICCIIAFTSTYTVMPRLINKLKEANVVGNDIHKISKPIVAEMGGIGILFGFTIGMFIGMYCFPELQYELMVTLLVILLVGIVGMVDDLVRLSSREKLFLLFLAGLPIIWVAPPKVGILYMIMMPVAVSIASNLTNMLAGLNGIESGLGSIAMTALTASCIIMGKYDVSIITMAMLGALLAFLIYNRYPSRVFPGDVGTLIIGACIASVAFIGRVKIIALIVLLPNIMDGILKFYSAGVVERHRHRPTEISEDGKLIAPSEGFNSLIRWILRRPMTEKKVVMIVWSIGIFFGFLGVMLAFILPLDPF
- a CDS encoding tetratricopeptide repeat protein; the encoded protein is MMILAVLGIFDFLKGEDEDESLEKYLRKLEDLLEEEFDTLIRIAGFYAEEGDAREALDYLERAYKVASEMNDEELMAFALDSMGDVYLSQRKVKTAMEYFKEALRIYTSVNSPLRADLREKIKEVEKIKEAMDIASINRLQEESESGAPEVDVKVIEPLLDRLVESVQSLKLYDSGSYEDSISQIREAHQIARDIGDTSTEASLLLLLGLYSLKNEDFDESRRYLKKAEGLFRKTNNELGLAVALVLLGTLDFIRNDADGVASSFRAAVEILQKLDERDLESVTLELLNTLYSF